The following coding sequences lie in one Apium graveolens cultivar Ventura chromosome 3, ASM990537v1, whole genome shotgun sequence genomic window:
- the LOC141711832 gene encoding trihelix transcription factor PTL — protein sequence MEMEDHQHHQYGISDLRHFMNPRPTTSTSVGSNLFTQPTAELINNNTIHHHHHQLHHSNDQLAAQQHLEMLISSRNQLNSSSDQITPMPTPRSSPFLHHHQQQQQQHHHHHQLFRSDSTAGTSTATLDMDLQMSGGGGNGDGGTGRWPRQETLTLLEIRSRLDPKFKEANQKGPLWDEVSRIMSVDHGYQRSGKKCREKFENLYKYYKKTKEGKAGRQDGKHYRFFRQLEALYGESSSTNPTTTSVPNNAHLAGVGVTAFPYTPEVPNQEVFHQTPRQIIDDSFTPSNSSAFVTSSSDEYCSDLNAAMALKRRGKRSWKAKIKDFIDGQMRKLMDKQEVWLEKMMKSIEHKEQERMMREEEWRKQEAARTEREHKFWEKERAWIEARDAGLMEALHKLTGTKELRAPIRSSSPDHGELLSMRATHQLQNQNDNGSETMMANSSESWPECEITRLIQLRTSMEPMFVQQGRTSEEEVLWEEIASNMACLGYDNRNAAMCKGKWESINNYLTKAKDQSSKKRKENNNTTPTVSSSCFYFQNNESICNNQGGGGGEYRETNDLGGGGGLGGLELTTSLLIQSGQHHDNASRPPSDSNVATSTMQGSSFRFFMGDQTDNLWENYGLKLSKGDNN from the exons ATGGAAATGGAAGACCATCAGCATCATCAATATGGAATTTCGGATCTAAGGCACTTCATGAACCCCCGTCCCACCACCTCAACCTCCGTTGGCTCCAATTTGTTTACTCAACCCACAGCTGAGCTTATCAACAACAACACcattcatcatcatcatcatcagctTCATCACAGCAACGATCAGTTAGCAGCACAACAACACTTGGAGATGCTTATCTCTTCTCGTAACCAACTCAACTCTTCTTCTGACCAAATTACACCAATGCCTACTCCTCGCTCTTCGCCTTTCCTTCATCATCAtcagcagcaacagcaacaacatcatcatcatcatcagttgTTTCGCTCTGATTCAACTGCCGGTACTTCAACAGCAACTCTGGATATGGACCTCCAGATGAGCGGTGGAGGTGGAAATGGAGACGGGGGTACCGGAAGGTGGCCTCGACAAGAGACCCTAACTCTTCTCGAGATCAGATCAAGGCTTGATCCTAAGTTCAAAGAAGCTAATCAAAAAGGCCCTCTTTGGGATGAAGTCTCTAG AATAATGAGTGTTGACCATGGGTATCAAAGAAGTGGCAAGAAATGCAGAGAGAAATTTGAGAATTTGTACAAGTATTACAAGAAGACTAAAGAAGGGAAAGCCGGGAGGCAAGATGGTAAGCATTATAGATTCTTTCGACAGCTTGAAGCTCTTTACGGTGAATCCTCGAGCACCAATCCTACTACGACATCTGTCCCTAACAATGCACATTTAGCTGGAGTTGGAGTTACTGCATTTCCATACACTCCTGAAGTCCCGAATCAGGAAGTGTTCCATCAAACTCCTAGGCAGATTATTGATGATAGCTTTACTCCTTCTAACTCCTCGGCTTTTGTAACTTCTTCGTCAGATGAGTATTGCAGTGATCTTAATGCTGCCATGGCATTAAAGAGAAGAGGTAAGAGGAGTTGGAAGGCGAAAATTAAAGATTTCATTGATGGCCAGATGAGGAAACTTATGGATAAGCAAGAAGTGTGGCTGGAGAAAATGATGAAGAGTATCGAGCATAAGGAGCAAGAGAGGATGATGCGCGAGGAAGAATGGAGGAAACAGGAGGCAGCTAGAACCGAAAGAGAGCACAAGTTTTGGGAAAAAGAAAGAGCATGGATCGAAGCACGTGATGCTGGCTTAATGGAAGCCTTGCACAAGTTAACCGGGACAAAAGAATTGAGGGCTCCGATTAGGTCTTCATCTCCTGATCACGGGGAGCTTCTGTCAATGAGGGCTACTCATCAGCTTCAAAACCAAAATGATAATGGGAGTGAAACGATGATGGCAAACAGTAGCGAGAGCTGGCCTGAATGTGAGATCACGAGACTAATACAATTGAGGACTAGCATGGAGCCGATGTTTGTCCAGCAAGGCAGGACTTCAGAAGAGGAAGTTTTGTGGGAGGAGATTGCATCTAACATGGCTTGTTTGGGATACGATAACAGGAATGCCGCAATGTGCAAAGGCAAGTGGGAAAGCATCAATAATTATCTAACCAAAGCTAAGGACCAGTCTAGCAAGAAACGCAAAGAGAATAATAACACTACTCCGACAGTAAGCAGTAGTTGTTTTTACTTTCAGAACAATGAATCTATTTGCAATAATCAAGGAGGCGGAGGAGGAGAGTATCGTGAAACGAATGATTTAGGAGGCGGAGGAGGACTTGGAGGTCTTGAATTGACGACATCTCTACTAATACAAAGTGGCCAGCACCATGATAATGCTTCAAGGCCGCCTTCGGATTCTAATGTAGCCACCAGTACAATGCAAGGTAGCTCATTTAGGTTCTTCATGGGTGATCAGACAGATAATTTGTGGGAAAATTATGGATTGAAGCTGAGTAAGGGAGATAATAATTAG